In Raphanus sativus cultivar WK10039 chromosome 5, ASM80110v3, whole genome shotgun sequence, the following proteins share a genomic window:
- the LOC108858503 gene encoding uncharacterized protein LOC108858503, which yields MTNLLMVSRSKCISWTIEWRFHSTDVVLVDHGVGEDTSLCSVIENHLKPGPWIHKLKPFCDVDLVSLKLFIRQYPKGAKAPFKELDIKAPLRQQLAKVAIVEYPVIHVYLPSHSYDFDVIRDFDHLNTTPDPNGSSLYYGHRDTKGTIITSREEETEEECKINSGEPEVLDIIKQVSEDSKVEGGVTKNPHIQVDPPEQGDAADNMVVEFEQGLIDTYSDLFAEMDPATDGLEEGEIIE from the exons ATGACTAATCTGTTGATGGTTTCCAGGAGTAAGTGCATCTCTTGGACAATTGAGTGGCGGTTTCACTCTACAGATGTGGTTCTTGTTGACCATGG AGTTGGTGAGGATACAAGTCTTTGCTCTGTGATTGAGAATCATCTTAAGCCAGGCCCTTGGATTCATAAGCTCAAGCCTTTCTGTGATGTGGATCTTGTTTCTCTCAAGCTTTTTATTCGCCAATACCCTAAG GGTGCAAAGGCTCCTTTCAAGGAGCTGGACATCAAGGCTCCTTTGAGGCAACAGCTTGCTAAAGTAGCTATCGTAGAGTACCCGGTGATCCATGTATATCTACCTTCACACAGCTATGACTTTGACGTTATCAGAGATTTCGACCATTTAAACACCACACCTGATCCTAATGGTTCCTCCTTATACTATGGCCACAGAGATACAAAAGGTACAATAATAACCTCACGAGAAGAGGAAACAGAAGAAGAATGCAAGATTAACTCCGGTGAGCCAGAGGTTCTTGATATTATCAAACAAGTCTCAGAGGACAGCAAGGTTGAGGGAGGGGTTACCAAGAATCCACATATTCAGGTTGATCCACCAGAACAAGGGGATGCTGCTGATAACATGGTGGTTGAGTTTGAGCAAGGGTTAATAGACACATACTCTGATCTTTTCGCGGAGATGGATCCAG CTACTGATGGACTAGAAGAAGGGGAAATCATAGAATGA